A window of Synechococcus sp. MEDNS5 contains these coding sequences:
- a CDS encoding response regulator transcription factor, whose product MTVQKVLPSSGAQGPLVLLLGQEALSLADRLMASGYQTHDGAVGLDSAMPAAALVGTDAIEQVEALRDRFGSMPILIGVSEDTIEAREACFSSGADDFWFTTSGPSDLLQRLRLHLAIQERSQMRRPLLKVGDLSVDISCRQVRRGQRPVGLTAREYALLMLLMEERGTVVGRDRILREVWKDEQGSSSNVIEVYVRYLRQKLEEGGESRLIHTIRGRGYCLNDGAPRLDPS is encoded by the coding sequence ATGACTGTGCAAAAAGTTCTGCCCTCCAGCGGCGCACAAGGCCCTTTGGTGTTGCTCCTTGGCCAGGAGGCGCTGTCTCTGGCGGATCGGCTTATGGCCTCCGGCTACCAGACACACGACGGGGCTGTTGGTTTGGACAGTGCAATGCCGGCGGCGGCCCTGGTGGGAACGGATGCGATCGAGCAAGTGGAGGCGCTCAGGGATCGCTTTGGATCGATGCCGATCCTGATCGGCGTCAGCGAAGACACGATTGAGGCCCGTGAGGCTTGTTTCAGCTCCGGTGCAGACGATTTCTGGTTCACCACGAGTGGGCCAAGCGATCTGTTGCAGAGGCTGCGCTTGCACCTGGCGATTCAGGAGCGCAGCCAGATGCGCCGTCCTTTGTTGAAGGTGGGCGATCTCAGTGTGGACATCAGCTGCCGGCAGGTTCGGCGTGGTCAAAGGCCCGTTGGCCTCACGGCCCGTGAATATGCCCTGCTGATGTTGCTGATGGAGGAGCGCGGCACTGTGGTGGGCCGCGACCGGATCCTGCGTGAGGTCTGGAAGGACGAGCAGGGATCCTCCAGCAATGTGATCGAGGTGTATGTGCGCTACCTGCGTCAGAAGCTGGAGGAGGGGGGGGAGTCGCGGCTGATCCATACGATTCGCGGCCGTGGCTACTGCCTCAACGATGGGGCGCCAAGACTCGACCCCAGCTGA
- a CDS encoding PAS domain-containing protein, producing the protein MANLSALMGSVLAGTDAHVYVKDSSFHFVYGNAAVARTLHTTPEQMIGKADVDFVDKESASPFREADQRVLATGEPEVLLTEIVVNGERLAFEDRKFPVQLPDGSQGVGGIAFLRRDQ; encoded by the coding sequence ATGGCCAATCTTTCAGCTCTGATGGGGTCGGTGCTTGCCGGTACCGATGCCCATGTGTACGTCAAGGACTCCAGCTTTCATTTCGTGTACGGCAACGCGGCTGTGGCTCGTACATTGCACACGACTCCTGAGCAGATGATCGGCAAGGCCGATGTCGATTTTGTTGATAAGGAATCGGCTTCTCCGTTTCGCGAAGCCGATCAACGGGTGCTCGCCACTGGTGAGCCAGAGGTTTTGCTCACTGAGATCGTGGTGAACGGAGAACGGTTGGCCTTCGAAGACCGCAAATTTCCCGTGCAGCTCCCCGATGGCAGCCAGGGCGTTGGCGGCATCGC
- a CDS encoding DUF192 domain-containing protein: MELPPPPQILPIEARWCLQLRESSCINLEVADTPREQQLGLMQRPALPPLRGMWFPASPPRPMRFWMLNTLAPLDLVFVRDGQVLDIVADVPVCPSLPCPSYGADADGNGRADFADGVIEIGAGEAARLGITIGDPVVIEDP; the protein is encoded by the coding sequence ATGGAGCTGCCACCACCACCGCAAATCCTGCCGATCGAGGCCCGTTGGTGCCTGCAGTTGCGCGAATCCAGCTGCATCAATCTTGAGGTGGCCGATACGCCCAGGGAACAGCAGCTCGGACTGATGCAACGTCCGGCGCTGCCGCCGCTGCGAGGCATGTGGTTTCCGGCCAGCCCGCCCCGCCCCATGCGCTTCTGGATGTTGAACACCCTCGCCCCTCTCGATCTGGTGTTCGTGCGGGACGGACAGGTGCTCGACATCGTCGCTGATGTGCCCGTCTGTCCATCGCTTCCCTGTCCGTCCTACGGGGCAGATGCCGATGGCAATGGGCGGGCGGATTTCGCCGATGGAGTGATCGAGATCGGCGCTGGCGAAGCGGCGCGCCTGGGGATCACGATCGGCGACCCCGTTGTGATTGAAGACCCGTAA
- a CDS encoding NAD(+) kinase — translation MPRVGLIVNDGKHLAVETAATIQARLERGGHEVVRVSSSGGMVGFANPDQHLRMLGYNACVPEGFDPSMALAIVLGGDGTVLSAARQTAPVGVPILTINTGHLGFLAEAYLDDLDRALDQVLTEQWTIEERANLVVSVMRGDQRRWEALSLNEMALHREPLTSMCHFEIAIGRHAPVDISADGVILSTPTGSTAYALSAGGPVITPDCPVLQLTPIAPHSLASRALVFSDQEPVTVFPATPERLMMVVDGSAGCYVWPEDRVLIRRSDHPVRFVRLTDHEFFQVLRNKLGWGLPHVAKPDRL, via the coding sequence GTGCCCCGGGTCGGACTGATCGTCAATGACGGCAAGCATTTGGCGGTCGAGACCGCTGCCACCATTCAGGCGCGCCTGGAACGCGGCGGCCATGAGGTGGTGAGGGTGAGCAGCTCCGGCGGGATGGTGGGCTTCGCCAATCCCGATCAGCACCTGCGCATGCTCGGATACAACGCCTGTGTTCCCGAAGGCTTTGATCCATCGATGGCCCTGGCGATCGTGCTGGGGGGCGATGGCACAGTGCTCTCGGCTGCGCGTCAGACAGCGCCGGTGGGCGTGCCGATTCTCACGATCAACACGGGGCATCTCGGTTTCTTGGCTGAGGCTTACCTCGATGATCTTGATCGGGCCCTGGATCAGGTGCTGACAGAGCAGTGGACGATTGAGGAGCGCGCCAATCTCGTGGTAAGTGTGATGCGCGGCGATCAGCGCCGCTGGGAAGCTCTGTCGCTCAATGAAATGGCTCTGCATCGTGAACCACTCACGAGCATGTGTCACTTCGAGATCGCCATCGGCCGTCATGCACCGGTGGACATCTCGGCGGATGGTGTGATCCTTTCCACGCCCACAGGATCAACGGCCTACGCACTCAGTGCCGGAGGACCGGTGATCACGCCGGACTGTCCGGTGCTGCAGCTGACGCCGATCGCGCCTCACTCGCTGGCTTCACGGGCCCTGGTGTTCAGTGACCAGGAGCCCGTGACCGTGTTTCCCGCCACGCCGGAACGTCTGATGATGGTGGTGGATGGCAGCGCCGGCTGTTACGTGTGGCCTGAAGATCGGGTGTTGATCCGGCGCAGCGACCATCCCGTTCGGTTTGTGCGTCTGACAGACCATGAATTCTTCCAGGTGCTGCGCAACAAACTTGGTTGGGGTCTTCCCCATGTGGCCAAGCCCGATCGTCTATGA